One Herbaspirillum rubrisubalbicans genomic window carries:
- a CDS encoding DUF2126 domain-containing protein, with protein sequence MSIHVALNHVTSYSYDRAINLGPQVIRLRPAPHSRTRILSYSLRVSPQPHFINWQQDPESNYLARLVFPEKTTEFKIEVDLVAEMSVINPFDFFLEPYAEQFPFEYAEDLQNELMPYRQKLPLSPLFKEFLDSIPRAKVGSANFLVALNQKLAEHIGYTIRMEPGVQTPEETLELKSGSCRDSSWLLVQLLRHLGLAARFVSGYLIQLTADQKSLDGPSGPEADFTDLHAWCEVYLPGAGWVGLDPTSGLFAGEGHIPLSCTPEPASAAPVSGLVDPCEVEFEHLMSVKRIWEAPRVTKPYTEEQWAEIEQLGHAIDADLAANDVRLTMGGEPTFVSLDHPDEPEWNTAAMGPTKKPLAAELYHRMRNKYAAQGLPHFGQGKWYPGEQLPRWALNCYWRRDGEPIWLNPALIGDETKPNVADKIVTSHFLHRVAQRLQVDGKNVFPAYEDVFYYMWRERRLPGNVDPFDSRVDDKQERERLMRVFTQGLQSAVGHVLPLARRDDGRGWQSGAWFLRSERCYLYPGDSPLGYRLPLDSLPWVKQGEYPATYPADPTQAFRPLPSSAEIRRQLGSPQEPARRQDASASMAASIAGAGKGKGEAASVTSVASAADTAPAAFESANWITRTALCAEVRNGVFYLFMPPLSQLEHYLELVAAIESVAEELKQPVLLEGYEPPHDPRLRKFSVTPDPGVIEVNIQPANNWSELVEQTTHLYDAARASRLTTEKFMLDGHHSGTGGGNHMVLGGITTNDSPFLRRPDLLRSLISYWHNHPSLSYLFSGMFIGPTSQAPRIDEARNDSTVEIELAFTEMDKQVARGDCPPWLVDRLLRNLLIDVTGNTHRAEFCIDKMYSPDSATGRLGLLELRAFEMPPHARMSLTQQLLLRGLVARFWKEPYKPARLVRWGTELHDRFLLPHFIEQDFADVMADMNEAGYPMRAEWFAPHMEFRCPKIGDYAVKGMQIELRTALEPWHVLGEENTGGGTARYVDSSLERLQVKITGMASDRYVLTCNGVPVPLQPIGTVGQFVSGVRYRAWQPPSALHPTITVDSPLTFDLVDTWNGRSLGGCQYHVVHPGGRNYETFPVNAFEAESRRLARYFRMNHTPGKLQVSPARASIEFPFTLDLRYF encoded by the coding sequence ATGTCGATCCACGTGGCCCTGAACCATGTCACTTCTTACAGCTACGACCGTGCCATCAACCTGGGTCCGCAAGTCATCCGCTTGCGTCCCGCCCCGCATAGTCGTACCCGTATCCTGAGCTATTCGCTGCGCGTCTCGCCCCAGCCGCATTTCATCAACTGGCAGCAAGACCCGGAATCGAACTACCTGGCCCGTCTGGTGTTCCCCGAAAAGACCACCGAGTTCAAGATCGAGGTGGACCTGGTGGCCGAGATGTCGGTCATCAACCCCTTCGATTTCTTCCTCGAACCGTATGCCGAGCAATTCCCCTTCGAGTACGCCGAGGACTTGCAGAACGAACTGATGCCCTATCGGCAGAAGCTGCCCTTGTCGCCCTTGTTCAAGGAATTCCTCGACAGCATCCCGCGCGCGAAGGTCGGCAGCGCCAACTTCCTGGTGGCGTTGAACCAGAAGCTGGCTGAGCACATCGGCTATACCATCCGCATGGAACCGGGTGTGCAGACACCGGAAGAAACCCTGGAACTGAAGTCCGGTTCCTGCCGCGATTCGTCCTGGTTGCTGGTGCAGTTGCTGCGTCACCTGGGTCTGGCCGCGCGTTTCGTCTCCGGCTATCTGATCCAGTTGACGGCCGACCAGAAGTCGCTCGACGGTCCCTCCGGTCCCGAGGCTGACTTCACCGACCTGCACGCCTGGTGCGAGGTCTATCTGCCCGGCGCCGGCTGGGTCGGGCTGGACCCGACGTCGGGCCTGTTTGCCGGTGAAGGTCATATTCCGCTGTCCTGTACCCCTGAGCCCGCCTCGGCCGCGCCGGTCAGCGGCCTGGTCGATCCTTGCGAGGTGGAGTTCGAGCACCTGATGTCGGTCAAGCGCATCTGGGAAGCGCCGCGCGTGACCAAGCCCTATACCGAAGAACAATGGGCCGAGATCGAACAACTGGGGCACGCCATCGATGCCGACCTGGCCGCCAATGACGTGCGCCTGACCATGGGCGGCGAGCCTACCTTCGTCTCGCTGGACCATCCCGATGAACCGGAATGGAACACCGCCGCCATGGGCCCGACCAAGAAGCCCCTGGCTGCGGAGCTCTATCACCGTATGCGCAACAAGTATGCGGCCCAGGGTCTGCCACACTTCGGTCAGGGCAAGTGGTATCCGGGCGAGCAGTTGCCGCGCTGGGCGCTCAATTGCTACTGGCGCCGCGATGGCGAACCGATCTGGCTGAACCCGGCCTTGATCGGTGACGAAACCAAGCCCAATGTGGCGGACAAGATCGTCACCAGCCATTTCCTGCATCGCGTGGCACAGCGCCTGCAGGTCGATGGCAAGAACGTCTTCCCGGCCTATGAAGATGTGTTCTACTACATGTGGCGCGAGCGCCGCCTGCCGGGCAATGTCGATCCCTTCGATTCGCGGGTGGACGACAAACAGGAACGCGAACGCCTCATGCGCGTCTTCACCCAGGGCCTGCAAAGCGCGGTCGGTCACGTGCTGCCGCTGGCACGCCGCGATGATGGCCGTGGCTGGCAGAGTGGGGCCTGGTTCCTGCGCAGCGAGCGCTGCTATCTGTATCCGGGTGACTCGCCGCTGGGCTATCGTCTGCCGCTGGATTCGCTGCCGTGGGTCAAACAGGGCGAGTATCCGGCCACCTATCCGGCCGATCCGACCCAGGCGTTCCGGCCGTTGCCCAGCAGCGCCGAGATCCGTCGCCAGTTGGGCAGTCCGCAGGAGCCGGCGCGACGGCAGGACGCCTCGGCCAGCATGGCTGCGTCCATCGCTGGCGCCGGCAAGGGCAAGGGCGAGGCCGCCAGTGTCACCAGTGTCGCCAGCGCAGCCGACACTGCACCGGCCGCCTTCGAATCGGCCAACTGGATCACCCGCACTGCGCTGTGCGCCGAGGTGCGCAATGGCGTGTTCTACCTGTTCATGCCGCCGCTGTCGCAACTGGAACATTATCTGGAACTGGTGGCCGCCATCGAATCGGTGGCCGAGGAGCTGAAGCAGCCGGTGCTGCTGGAAGGCTACGAGCCGCCGCACGATCCGCGCCTGCGCAAGTTCAGCGTCACGCCCGACCCTGGCGTGATCGAGGTCAACATCCAGCCGGCCAACAACTGGAGCGAACTGGTCGAGCAGACCACCCACCTGTACGACGCCGCGCGCGCCTCGCGCCTGACTACAGAAAAGTTCATGCTTGATGGTCACCACTCCGGCACCGGGGGCGGTAATCACATGGTCCTGGGCGGCATCACGACCAATGATTCACCTTTCCTGCGCCGTCCTGATCTGCTGCGTAGTCTGATCTCCTACTGGCACAATCATCCTTCGCTGTCCTACCTGTTCTCGGGCATGTTCATTGGCCCGACCTCGCAGGCGCCGCGCATCGATGAAGCGCGCAACGATTCGACGGTGGAAATCGAACTGGCCTTCACCGAAATGGACAAGCAGGTGGCCCGTGGCGATTGCCCGCCCTGGCTGGTGGATCGCCTGTTGCGCAACCTCTTGATCGACGTGACCGGCAACACCCACCGCGCCGAGTTCTGCATCGACAAGATGTATTCGCCCGACAGCGCCACCGGTCGTCTCGGTCTGCTGGAACTGCGCGCCTTTGAGATGCCACCGCACGCACGCATGAGCCTGACCCAGCAACTGCTGTTGCGCGGCCTGGTGGCGCGCTTCTGGAAAGAGCCCTACAAGCCGGCGCGCCTGGTGCGCTGGGGCACGGAGCTGCATGACCGCTTCCTGCTGCCGCATTTCATTGAGCAGGACTTCGCCGATGTGATGGCCGACATGAACGAGGCCGGCTATCCCATGCGCGCCGAGTGGTTTGCGCCGCACATGGAATTCCGCTGCCCCAAGATCGGCGACTATGCGGTCAAGGGGATGCAGATCGAATTGCGCACGGCGCTCGAACCTTGGCATGTGCTGGGCGAAGAAAATACCGGTGGCGGCACCGCGCGCTATGTGGATTCCTCGCTGGAGCGGCTGCAGGTCAAGATCACCGGCATGGCCTCGGACCGCTACGTGCTGACCTGCAATGGCGTGCCGGTACCGCTGCAACCCATCGGCACGGTCGGCCAGTTCGTCTCGGGCGTGCGTTACCGCGCCTGGCAACCGCCGTCGGCGCTGCATCCCACCATTACCGTGGATTCACCGCTGACCTTCGACCTGGTCGATACCTGGAATGGCCGCAGCCTCGGTGGTTGCCAGTATCACGTGGTGCATCCGGGCGGTCGCAACTACGAGACCTTCCCGGTCAATGCCTTCGAGGCCGAGAGCCGCCGCCTGGCGCGTTATTTCCGTATGAACCATACCCCGGGAAAATTGCAGGTCAGCCCGGCGCGTGCGTCTATCGAGTTTCCTTTTACGTTAGACTTACGCTACTTCTAA